The DNA segment TGTTTTACCGCTTCCCGAAGGACCCACCAGACCGTGTATTTTACCGGATTCAATTTTCAGATTCAGATTATCGAAAAGATAGCCACTGCCGCGGACATCATAACCGAATGATAGAGAATCAATGGTAATCGAATGTGGCAATTGAGAATTATTGGCGCTTTCCGAAACCATTTCCGGGACTCGCCCCAAAAGCCCGACCGGCAGACGATTCTTAAGCGGTGCCCGAAGGCCGATGGCCGCCAGTTTCTTCGGCTTCGAGAAAATCGCTTCAGGATGATCATCCGCAACCAGAGCGCCCTGGTGAAAAACCAGCAGACGATTCTGATCGGCGGCGATTTCACTGTACTGCGTGATTCGTAGTACTGTCAAATCTTTATTCTCCGATAAAAGCAAGGCGATGGCATCGTTTAATAACCTTTTACCGGATTCATCAAGATATGAGCCGGGTTCATCAAGAATCAGAATGTCGGGTCCGGCGGCCATCACAGCCGCTAGGGCCAGGCGCTGTTTTTCGCCTCCGGAGAGTTCGGAAGTCAAGCGTTTACGGAATTTTTTCAGCCCGAAATAATCCAGCATTCGCTCGACCTGTATATGCATCTTCTCAAATGAAACATTCCTGTTTTCCAGCGAAAAGGCCAGTTCGCGCTCGACTGTGGTCGTCACCAGTTGATTGTCCGGGTTTTGAAAAACAAGACCGACGCGATGTCTGATCAAGGACGTGTTTTGGACATCGACCGGATTGATCCCGCCGATCAGGATCGTTCCCTCGGTCGGCCGGAGAATGCCATCGACAAGAAGAGCCAGGGTGGTTTTGCCGGAACCGTTACTGCCCAGTATGATGACTCTCTCTCCTTTATTTATTTTCAGGGTGATATTCCGTAAGGCCCGCCGGCCGCCGGGGTAAGCGTATGAAACTCGGTTGAATTCAATCATAAAAAAACCGCCGATGGCAAAATTATGCCATCGGCGTCAATAATCAAGTCAATATTTACCGGTTATCCCTTGTAACACACATCAAGTTCCCGGGCCGCCCGGGCCTCGTTCAAACGACCCACCGGAGTCGTATGAGGCGCATGATGCAGAATATCCGGATCGGTTTCGGCTTCCCGGGCAATAGCCTTAAGAGTCTCGGCGAAATTCTCCAGAGTCACCCGGCTTTCCGTTTCGGTCGGTTCGATCATGAAGGCCTCCGGGACTATCAGCGGAAAATAAACCGTCGGCGCATGAAAACCATAATCAAGTAATCGCTTGGCCATATCCAGAGCCTTAACTCCGAACTTCTTTTGTCGGTTGCAGGACAACACGAATTCATGCATACAGGTTTGATCATAGGGTATATCGAAATCATCCTTTAAAAGCGATTTCAAATAATTGGCATTTAAAACCGCATTACCGGAGACATCCCTGATACCGTCAGGACCCAGAGACCTTATATAGGCATAGGCACGAATGCTGTTGGCAAAATTTCCGTAAAATGAGTGCAGACTGCCGATTGATTTGGGCCGATCGTAATTGAGATACAGCCGTCCGTTATCATCGGAATCCCGCGCAATAACCGGGCACGGTAGATACCGGCCCAGTTTCTTCACCACCGCCACGGCTCCGGCTCCGGGACCACCGCCGCCATGAGGCGTCGAAAAGGTTTTATGAAGATTGAAATGGAGAATATCAAAGCCTATTTCCCCCGGTTTAACAAATCCCATCTGGGCGTTCAGGTTGGCTCCGTCCATATAGATCAATCCGCCGACACCGTGAATAATTTCCGCTATTTTTTCGATATTGGATTCAAATAATCCAAGGGTATTGGGATTGGTCAGCATTAACCCGGCAGTTTCCTCATCAGCCGCCTCGGCCACCGCTTCGGGTGTGATTATCCCCTGTTCGCCGGATTTGATCTGGACCGTTTCATAACCCGCCAGGGCAACCGAGGCCGGGTTGGTCCCGTGGGCGGAATCCGGGATCAGTATCTTTTTACGGAGATTGCCCTGATCCTTGTGATACGCCCTTATAATAAGCAATCCGGCGAATTCCCCCTGCGCTCCGGCTACCGGCTGTAATGAGATAGCATCGAATCCTGAAATCTCCTTGAGATATTCACCCAACTCATACATTACCTGAAGCGAACCGGATGCGGTATGGCAGGGAGCCAGTGGATGCTGACCGGTAAAACCGGGAAGCGAGGCCGCCTTATCATTAACCTTGGGATTGTACTTCATGGTACATGACCCGAGTGGATAAAAACCCTTATCGATATGGTGATTCTTGACCGAAAGACCGATATAGTGACGCATCAATTCACCCTCGGCCACTTCTGGCAACGGAACATCCCCGGTCCGGCGATATTTCGCAGGAATCATTTCCAGTAATTCTTTTTCATCCCGCATCGGTTCCGGCATGGGACAACCGATCATCCCCTTCGATGATTTTTCGTATATAAGTACTCTATTATCCATAATTGCAAATTCGTAATAAATTCTGTTATTTCCCCCCTGTCGCGGGCGATGGATTCACCAGTTTATCGATCTGGCTTCTCGCATAGGCCGAATCCGGATTATCCGGGTTGTCTTTTAAAAAGCCCCGGAAAACGGCAATGGCTCCGGAGGTATCACCCATATTGCGAAGTGCGATTCCCTTCCAGAGAACGGCATCGACAGCACCCGGGGTACCCTTAAACTTGACAATAATCTCATCAAACAGTTCGAGGGCTTTCTGATAATCCTTTTCACCGATCAGAATCGAGCCGATCGAAAACATGGCATCGATAGTCAGACTGTCTTTATTATCCGGGTCGGCCGCAATGACTTTCTGGAAATAATCCACGGCCTTGTCATTCATACCGCGACTACTGTACTTATCACCCAGAACATAATTGACCATAATTGTAGCGTTGGTATCGGCCCGACGAAGATAATCGGCCAGCGTTTCTTTATCCTGAAGATAGTTTTGAATGGTTTCCATAAAAGGTTCCGGCGGCATATATCCGCTGATCCGGTCAATTTCCGTCCCGTCGCTTTGGGCCACGACCACGGTCGGGTAACCATGGATGGAATATTTTTGAGCCGTGAGTGTATCGGTATCGGCATTGACCCGGACAAATACCATGTTTTGCGAAAAAGCAATCACGGCCGAGTCATGGAAAGTGGCCGAATCGAGGGTATTGCACCAGCGGCACCAATCGGTATAAAAATCTATTACCATGATCTGATTTTTTTCACCGGCCAATTGCAGTGCCGACGTATAATCCGCGGCGAAATTAATCCCGGTCGGAACTGAAATGGTATCGTTATTTTTGGCGCAACCGCCCGCGATCAATAGACCGATGATGGTCAAGACTGGAATAATTGTTATCATCTGTGACATTTTCCGAAGGTTCATTCATGCATCCTCAATGCTATTAATGTTACTTACTATGTTCAGTCTTTATCGGCAATCTTTTCCCAGCCGTCGCCGAGTATCATGGTCAGAATATTCTCCGCTTCCTCCCGGTGTTCCGCGGGCACATGGACAACGTACTTGGCGGTTACCTTTCCGGTAAAGGAAGGCATGCTCAAACCCGCATTACCCAAGTATCCCGATCCGGAGAAAACAACACAGGGAACATTGTACGACAGCAGCGTTTCACGGGCATAATCGGCCGAGGTTCGATCGGAAATCATCCCGATCGCCGGCCATTTATCTTCTTTCCCGGCTTCATGCCCGTTGAAATCATAATTGCACTTCGGGCACGAGGTCAAATCCCCCGGGAAATTCTCTTTGCAATTCGGGCAATATACCATGGTTTCAAATTTCATTAAGGACCCTGGCAAGGGCATTAATTTCGTCATCAGTTCTTTTTTCCGTGAATGCCACCAGCAGGGCATCATCCATATCATGATAGAACCGTCCAAGATTGATACCCGGCAGAACGGAATTTTGTCTGATGGCCCGGTCTATCAGTTCTCTGGCTGGAACCGGGGTTTTGACCACGAATTCCCGGATAAAGGCACCCTTAAAATACGGACGATATTTATTGTTTGCGAAAATCATATCTGCCGCACGATGAGCTTTATCCATTGACAGCAACGCCACGCGCTTGAGACCTTGTTTACCCATCAGCGAAAGATAAATCGTCGCCATCGTGGCACTTAAAGCCTGGTTGGTGCATATGTTGGAAGTTGCCTTTTCACGGCGGATATGCTGTTCCCGGGTTTGCAATGTTAGAACAAAACCGGTATTGCCCTTATCATCATCGGTCCGCGCCGCCAGACGACCCGGCAAAAGACGAATTAATTCTTTTTTCACAGCAAAGAATCCAAGGAGCGATCCGCCGAAATTGAGTGGAATACCTAGCGGTTGCCCCTCGCCTATCACGATATCGGCGCCGCATTCCGCCGGACTTTTAAGCACGGCGGCGGCAATCGGATCGATTGCCAGTATCAGATGAGCCCCTGAAGCATGAGCGATTTCACCGCCCCGCTCCACATCTTCGATCATACCGAAAAAATTGGGCTGGGCCAGAATGATTCCGGCGGTATCCCCGTCAATCCGCTTCTTCAGCAAATCAAAATCGGTTGTCCCTTCATGCTGGGACAGCTCAACAATCTCGATTTTCTGTCCCGACAGATAGGTTCTGATGACATTGCGAAACAGCGGGCTAACCGTGTCGGATATAAGAATTTTGGAGCGGCCCGTTTTTGCTGCTGATAACATGGCGGCTTCCGCCGCCGCCGAAGCACCGTCGTACATCGACGCATTGGCCACATCCATTCCTGTGAGGCGGCAGATATGGCTTTGAAATTCATAAATAACTTGAAGGGTTCCCTGGGATACTTCGGCCTGATACGGCGTATAGGCCGTCACGAATTCAGGACGACTTGAGATTACCTCGACCGCCGTGGGGATAAAATGATCATAGGTTCCTCCCCCGGCAAAGATGGTCAGATTGCCCCGGTTGCGGGCGGCGATCCCCTCGATTTCCCGCATCAACTCCATTTCAGACAGAGACTTCGGGAGGTTCAACGGATTCTTCAGTCTTAAATTTTCAGGGATGGCACAGAATAGATCATCTATCTTATCGGCACCGATTTTTTCCAGCATCCGATGCCGATCATCATCGGTATTGGGTATGTATGACATGGTATGATAATGAGTCCTATCCAATCAAATTCTTGTAGTCTTCTGGGGAAAGGAGATTATTTAATTCAGAGTCATTGGCCATCTCGGCTTTTATCATCCACCCCTCTCCATAAGGATCTCGATTGATAACCATGGGATCATCTTCAAGAGCGGTATTGGCTTCAAGGACCTTACCTGTCACAGGCGAGAATATATCCGAAACGGCCTTGACTGCCTCAATGGTTCCGAATGCGCCGCCGACTTTCAACTCGGCCCCCGGTTTGGGCAGTTCCACAAAAACGATATCACCCAATTCACCCTGGGCATAATCGGTAATTCCGACGGTAACGGTTTTGCCGTCAACCTTTACCCACTCATGTTCTCTGGTATATTTCAATCCGGCAGGAATATTCACAAAACACCTCCACTACTGATTATTCTGATTGGTCGATTAGGTAACATCGGCCGCTTTTTCTCCCTTTTCCGCATTCATTTTCGGGATAAATCCGGTATCGAAATGGCCTGCGGCAAAATCGGGATGACTTAAAATTCTTTTATGAAAATCGATTGTGGTGGGAACGCCCTCCACGATAAATTCTTCCAACGCAAATTTCATTTTTTCTATAGCCTTCAGGCGGGTTTCTTCCCGGACAATCAGCTTGGCTATCATGGAATCATAATATGGCGGAATCACGTAACGGGCATAAGCCGCAGTATCCACCCGGATACCCCGGCCGCCGGGAACATGAAAAGAGGTGATTTCACCCGGAGTGGGACGGAAATCTTTTTCGACATCTTCGGCATTGATCCGGCATTCGATAGCGTGCCACTTCATAACCACATCCTCCTGCCGGTATTGTAACTTTTCACCCGCCCCCACCAGTATTTGTTCTTTCAGCAAATCTATATCGGTAGCTTCCTCGGTAATGGGGTGTTCCACCTGAATCCGTGTATTCATTTCCATAAAATAGAAATTAAGATCGTTATCGACCAGGAATTCCATCGTCCCGGCCCCGAGATAATTGATGGTTGATGCCCCGCGGACAGCTGTCCGACCCATCAGGTTCCTGAGCTCTGGTGTCAGAAGCGGCGAGGGACATTCCTCAATCAATTTCTGGTGTCGTCTCTGGATACTGCAATCGCGTTCACCGAAATGGATGATATTCCCGAACGAATCGCCCATCAACTGGATTTCTACGTGATGGGGATTTAAAATCACTTTCTCAATATAGACATCGGGATTGCCGAACGCCACCTCGGCTTCGGCCCGGGCCATCTGGAAACCGTTAACCAGCTCCTTATCATCCCGGCACATCCTCATACCGCGCCCGCCCCCGCCAGCTACCGCCTTGATTAACACCGGGTAATCGATTTCGGCCGCCACCAATCTGGCCTCATCAATACTATTAACCACCCCT comes from the Candidatus Zixiibacteriota bacterium genome and includes:
- a CDS encoding tetratricopeptide repeat protein, producing MNLRKMSQMITIIPVLTIIGLLIAGGCAKNNDTISVPTGINFAADYTSALQLAGEKNQIMVIDFYTDWCRWCNTLDSATFHDSAVIAFSQNMVFVRVNADTDTLTAQKYSIHGYPTVVVAQSDGTEIDRISGYMPPEPFMETIQNYLQDKETLADYLRRADTNATIMVNYVLGDKYSSRGMNDKAVDYFQKVIAADPDNKDSLTIDAMFSIGSILIGEKDYQKALELFDEIIVKFKGTPGAVDAVLWKGIALRNMGDTSGAIAVFRGFLKDNPDNPDSAYARSQIDKLVNPSPATGGK
- a CDS encoding ATP-binding cassette domain-containing protein produces the protein MIEFNRVSYAYPGGRRALRNITLKINKGERVIILGSNGSGKTTLALLVDGILRPTEGTILIGGINPVDVQNTSLIRHRVGLVFQNPDNQLVTTTVERELAFSLENRNVSFEKMHIQVERMLDYFGLKKFRKRLTSELSGGEKQRLALAAVMAAGPDILILDEPGSYLDESGKRLLNDAIALLLSENKDLTVLRITQYSEIAADQNRLLVFHQGALVADDHPEAIFSKPKKLAAIGLRAPLKNRLPVGLLGRVPEMVSESANNSQLPHSITIDSLSFGYDVRGSGYLFDNLNLKIESGKIHGLVGPSGSGKTTLIQLMAGLLKPDKGTIRYSNFRPDPGRLAVSFQQPERQFFLDTVNQEIRFGAENLGLPDIDSIAEGCYHLIGMPRSEYADRNPFTLSGGEKRRLAFGCILSLDPAFVFFDEPTCGLDPDGVERFEALVARLQHKKIGVVIVSHYGDVIFDLADKVVTLDGGRIADLMDKPDFFRKVDYSSYLSVPELVAYQLKTYGEVLYFKESDLPDEI
- the gcvPA gene encoding aminomethyl-transferring glycine dehydrogenase subunit GcvPA; this translates as MSYIPNTDDDRHRMLEKIGADKIDDLFCAIPENLRLKNPLNLPKSLSEMELMREIEGIAARNRGNLTIFAGGGTYDHFIPTAVEVISSRPEFVTAYTPYQAEVSQGTLQVIYEFQSHICRLTGMDVANASMYDGASAAAEAAMLSAAKTGRSKILISDTVSPLFRNVIRTYLSGQKIEIVELSQHEGTTDFDLLKKRIDGDTAGIILAQPNFFGMIEDVERGGEIAHASGAHLILAIDPIAAAVLKSPAECGADIVIGEGQPLGIPLNFGGSLLGFFAVKKELIRLLPGRLAARTDDDKGNTGFVLTLQTREQHIRREKATSNICTNQALSATMATIYLSLMGKQGLKRVALLSMDKAHRAADMIFANNKYRPYFKGAFIREFVVKTPVPARELIDRAIRQNSVLPGINLGRFYHDMDDALLVAFTEKRTDDEINALARVLNEI
- the accC gene encoding acetyl-CoA carboxylase biotin carboxylase subunit encodes the protein MFNKILIANRGEIALRVIRACRELGIKTVAVYSEADRDSLHVRFADEDVCIGPAPASASYLDAKRIIAAAEVTNADAIHPGYGFLAENADFAEICESCDITFIGPEPDMIRNMGDKGMAKKLMKKAGLPVIPGSEGVVNSIDEARLVAAEIDYPVLIKAVAGGGGRGMRMCRDDKELVNGFQMARAEAEVAFGNPDVYIEKVILNPHHVEIQLMGDSFGNIIHFGERDCSIQRRHQKLIEECPSPLLTPELRNLMGRTAVRGASTINYLGAGTMEFLVDNDLNFYFMEMNTRIQVEHPITEEATDIDLLKEQILVGAGEKLQYRQEDVVMKWHAIECRINAEDVEKDFRPTPGEITSFHVPGGRGIRVDTAAYARYVIPPYYDSMIAKLIVREETRLKAIEKMKFALEEFIVEGVPTTIDFHKRILSHPDFAAGHFDTGFIPKMNAEKGEKAADVT
- the gcvPB gene encoding aminomethyl-transferring glycine dehydrogenase subunit GcvPB codes for the protein MDNRVLIYEKSSKGMIGCPMPEPMRDEKELLEMIPAKYRRTGDVPLPEVAEGELMRHYIGLSVKNHHIDKGFYPLGSCTMKYNPKVNDKAASLPGFTGQHPLAPCHTASGSLQVMYELGEYLKEISGFDAISLQPVAGAQGEFAGLLIIRAYHKDQGNLRKKILIPDSAHGTNPASVALAGYETVQIKSGEQGIITPEAVAEAADEETAGLMLTNPNTLGLFESNIEKIAEIIHGVGGLIYMDGANLNAQMGFVKPGEIGFDILHFNLHKTFSTPHGGGGPGAGAVAVVKKLGRYLPCPVIARDSDDNGRLYLNYDRPKSIGSLHSFYGNFANSIRAYAYIRSLGPDGIRDVSGNAVLNANYLKSLLKDDFDIPYDQTCMHEFVLSCNRQKKFGVKALDMAKRLLDYGFHAPTVYFPLIVPEAFMIEPTETESRVTLENFAETLKAIAREAETDPDILHHAPHTTPVGRLNEARAARELDVCYKG
- the gcvH gene encoding glycine cleavage system protein GcvH, with translation MNIPAGLKYTREHEWVKVDGKTVTVGITDYAQGELGDIVFVELPKPGAELKVGGAFGTIEAVKAVSDIFSPVTGKVLEANTALEDDPMVINRDPYGEGWMIKAEMANDSELNNLLSPEDYKNLIG